A window from Streptomyces subrutilus encodes these proteins:
- a CDS encoding nitroreductase family deazaflavin-dependent oxidoreductase: MTKDIDWDHPNDPREGTWQLDHVKLYAGSNGAEGHRWNGTQTLLLTTVGRVSGEPVRTPLIYGEADGRYLIVASKGGDSAHPLWYRNLTEHPEVRIQVGPEVIQGVARTATPEERAAYWPVMVGHWPAYDEYQTKTDREIPIVVIEPLA, translated from the coding sequence ATGACGAAGGACATCGACTGGGACCACCCGAACGACCCGCGGGAGGGCACGTGGCAGCTGGACCACGTGAAGCTGTACGCGGGCTCGAACGGCGCCGAGGGCCACCGCTGGAACGGCACCCAGACCCTCCTGCTCACCACGGTGGGCCGGGTCTCCGGCGAGCCCGTGCGCACCCCGCTCATCTACGGGGAGGCCGACGGCCGCTACCTGATCGTCGCCTCCAAGGGCGGCGACTCCGCGCACCCGCTCTGGTACCGGAACCTCACCGAGCACCCCGAGGTCCGCATCCAGGTCGGTCCGGAGGTCATCCAGGGCGTGGCGCGCACGGCGACGCCCGAGGAGCGTGCCGCGTACTGGCCGGTGATGGTCGGGCACTGGCCCGCGTACGACGAGTACCAGACGAAGACGGACCGCGAGATCCCGATCGTGGTCATCGAACCCCTCGCGTAG
- a CDS encoding serine/threonine-protein kinase, protein MAESRLIQGRYRSLDLIGRGGMGEVWRARDESLGRQVAVKCLKPIGAEQDAHFTQVLRERFRREARVAAALQHRGVTVVHDFGDDSATGGCLYLVMELLEGRNLSQLLEDNEARPLPVEVVLDIAEQMAAALGYTHDQGVVHRDLKPANIMRLTDGTVKICDFGIARLAHDIGFTAKLTGGGMAMGTPHYMSPEQIAGGEVDHRSDLYSLGCVLYEIATGAPPFDLGDSWSVLVGHRDTAPVPPREHRPELPEYFDRVVLDLLAKHPEDRPGDARHLHRRLVEARGGAHGGPPGARAPLPEWARDMTAGRKAGIEARPASGAWAVLTGSWTAPRTSDRPSSDRPDHGTATGAAVAAASLPWPQAGADAVPGGPRRPAPAEDPRLTAEYGVPRLPGPRETGPDALAAGHTRAFALSRAGRPEAALAMYTSVAEGRARVLGPDHPDTLAARQETAYELGRLGRHHEAHAIYRAVLLARERTTGPRHPDALRCRHNLACALGALGRFAEAHTAAAEVAADRTAVLGAEHPDTLLTRYEEAYALGRLDRWQEALSGFREVAAVRERVLGRDHPDTLAARYETGIALGRTGNSAQALDLFRALVRDRTRAYGATDPETLRARHVLGVNLGRLERWEEAVAEARQVGALRARFLGAEHPDTLISRRELAAGLGRLGRWEEALPVYRDLAGIRERAQGDAHPDTALAHADEAHCLERLGRVCHREP, encoded by the coding sequence ATGGCGGAGTCCAGACTGATCCAGGGCCGGTACCGGTCGCTCGATCTGATCGGGCGCGGCGGCATGGGCGAGGTGTGGCGCGCCCGCGACGAGTCGCTGGGCCGGCAGGTCGCCGTGAAGTGCCTGAAACCGATCGGCGCCGAACAGGACGCCCACTTCACCCAAGTCCTGCGCGAGCGGTTCCGGCGCGAGGCGCGCGTCGCGGCGGCCCTGCAGCACCGGGGCGTCACGGTCGTGCACGACTTCGGCGACGACAGCGCCACCGGGGGCTGCCTCTACCTCGTCATGGAGCTGCTCGAAGGCCGCAACCTCAGCCAGCTGCTGGAGGACAACGAGGCCCGCCCGCTCCCCGTCGAGGTGGTGCTCGACATCGCCGAGCAGATGGCCGCCGCCCTCGGCTACACCCACGACCAGGGCGTGGTCCACCGCGACCTGAAGCCGGCCAACATCATGCGGCTCACCGACGGCACGGTGAAGATCTGCGACTTCGGCATCGCCCGGCTCGCCCACGACATCGGATTCACCGCCAAGCTCACCGGCGGCGGCATGGCGATGGGCACCCCGCACTACATGTCGCCCGAGCAGATCGCGGGAGGGGAGGTCGACCACCGCAGCGACCTCTACTCCCTCGGCTGCGTCCTCTACGAGATCGCGACCGGGGCCCCGCCCTTCGACCTCGGCGACTCCTGGTCGGTGCTGGTCGGCCACCGCGACACCGCGCCCGTGCCGCCGCGCGAGCACCGGCCCGAGCTGCCCGAGTACTTCGATCGGGTGGTCCTGGACCTGCTCGCCAAGCATCCCGAGGACCGGCCGGGCGACGCCCGCCACCTGCACCGCCGCCTCGTCGAGGCCCGCGGCGGGGCCCACGGCGGGCCGCCCGGAGCCCGGGCGCCGCTCCCCGAGTGGGCCCGGGACATGACCGCCGGCCGCAAGGCCGGCATCGAAGCCCGCCCCGCGAGCGGCGCCTGGGCCGTCCTCACCGGCTCCTGGACGGCCCCGCGCACCTCCGACCGCCCGTCCTCCGACCGCCCGGACCACGGCACCGCGACCGGGGCCGCCGTCGCGGCCGCCTCCCTGCCGTGGCCCCAGGCGGGTGCCGACGCCGTCCCCGGCGGCCCGCGCCGCCCCGCGCCCGCCGAGGACCCGCGACTCACCGCGGAGTACGGCGTCCCGCGCCTCCCCGGCCCGCGCGAGACCGGCCCCGACGCCCTCGCCGCGGGCCACACCCGGGCCTTCGCGCTCAGCCGGGCCGGCCGTCCCGAGGCGGCGCTCGCCATGTACACATCCGTGGCCGAGGGTCGGGCGCGGGTCCTCGGCCCGGACCACCCCGACACCCTCGCCGCGCGCCAGGAGACGGCGTACGAGCTGGGCCGGCTCGGCCGCCACCACGAGGCGCACGCGATCTACCGCGCCGTGCTCCTCGCCCGCGAGCGCACCACCGGCCCCCGCCACCCCGACGCCCTGCGCTGCCGGCACAACCTGGCCTGCGCCCTGGGCGCGCTGGGCCGGTTCGCGGAGGCCCACACGGCCGCCGCCGAGGTCGCCGCCGACCGGACCGCCGTCCTGGGCGCCGAGCACCCCGACACCCTGCTGACCCGCTACGAGGAGGCGTACGCCCTCGGTCGCCTGGACCGCTGGCAGGAGGCCCTGTCCGGCTTCCGCGAGGTGGCCGCCGTACGGGAGCGCGTCCTCGGCCGGGACCACCCCGACACCCTGGCCGCCCGGTACGAGACCGGCATCGCACTCGGCCGCACCGGCAACAGCGCCCAGGCCCTCGACCTGTTCCGGGCCCTGGTCCGCGACCGCACCCGCGCCTACGGCGCCACCGACCCCGAGACCCTCCGCGCCCGGCACGTGCTGGGGGTCAACCTGGGCCGGCTGGAGCGCTGGGAGGAGGCGGTGGCCGAGGCCCGCCAGGTGGGTGCGCTCCGGGCCCGGTTCCTGGGCGCCGAGCACCCGGACACCCTGATCAGCCGGCGGGAACTCGCCGCCGGCCTCGGCCGGCTGGGCCGCTGGGAGGAGGCGCTGCCCGTCTACCGGGACCTCGCGGGCATCCGGGAACGGGCCCAGGGGGACGCGCACCCGGACACCGCCCTGGCCCACGCCGACGAGGCGCACTGCCTGGAGCGACTCGGCCGGGTGTGCCACCGGGAGCCGTGA
- a CDS encoding class II fructose-bisphosphate aldolase — protein MSLVPAGPLVREAAAAGRAVAAFNIITLEHAEAVVAGAEAAGLPVILQLSENAVAFRGGRLLPISRAAAACAEAAAVPVGLHLDHVKSTELLRQACDAGYSSVMYDGAHLPYGENLEATRSAADWAHANGLWIEAELGEVGGKNGAAPLDPHAPGARTDPDEARRFVADSAVDALAVAIGSSHAMTTRTAALDHALLARLAKTVDVPLVLHGSSGLPDAELAAAVAGGIRKVNIGTALNLAMTGAIRAHLTPADPRPYLAQARTAMAATAEAMLRALN, from the coding sequence ATGAGCCTGGTCCCCGCCGGCCCGCTCGTCCGGGAGGCGGCCGCCGCCGGCCGCGCCGTCGCCGCGTTCAACATCATCACCCTGGAGCACGCCGAAGCGGTCGTCGCCGGGGCCGAGGCGGCCGGGCTCCCCGTCATCCTCCAGCTCAGCGAGAACGCCGTGGCGTTCCGCGGCGGACGGCTGCTGCCCATCTCCCGCGCCGCCGCCGCCTGCGCGGAGGCCGCGGCCGTCCCCGTCGGCCTGCACCTGGACCACGTCAAGAGCACCGAACTGCTCCGCCAGGCCTGCGACGCGGGCTACAGCTCGGTGATGTACGACGGCGCGCACCTCCCGTACGGCGAGAACCTGGAGGCGACCCGGTCCGCCGCCGACTGGGCGCACGCCAACGGGCTGTGGATCGAGGCCGAGCTCGGCGAGGTGGGCGGCAAGAACGGGGCCGCGCCCCTGGACCCGCACGCGCCCGGCGCCCGTACCGACCCCGACGAGGCCCGGCGGTTCGTCGCCGACTCCGCGGTGGACGCCCTGGCCGTCGCCATCGGCAGCAGCCACGCCATGACCACCCGCACCGCCGCCCTGGACCACGCCCTGCTGGCCCGGCTCGCCAAGACGGTGGACGTCCCGCTGGTCCTGCACGGCTCCTCCGGCCTGCCGGACGCCGAACTCGCGGCGGCCGTCGCCGGAGGCATCCGCAAGGTCAACATCGGCACCGCGCTGAACCTCGCGATGACCGGGGCCATCCGCGCCCACCTGACCCCGGCGGACCCGAGGCCGTACCTGGCGCAGGCCCGTACGGCGATGGCGGCGACGGCCGAGGCCATGCTGCGCGCCCTGAACTGA
- a CDS encoding acyl-CoA dehydrogenase family protein encodes MHLEYTPEQQQLRAELRSYFAELVPEDVYARYEDPAAQKRFYRETIRRLGADGWLGVGWPREYGGRGMSPMDQFIFFDEAAQAVVPLPLMALNTVGPTLMQFGTDEQKAYFLPKILAGEIDFAIGYSEPDAGTDLAALACRAVREGDEDTGTYVVNGQKIWTTNGDTADWVWLAVRTDPAAPAHKGITMLLVPTSDPGYSYTLINTLASHDTTASYYEDIRVPASRRVGAENKGWRLITNQLNHERVTLAAHGTMAIRALHDVQRWAAGTRLADGRRVIDLAWVRGRLARTHVRLDAMKLLNWQMVNAVQAGTLTPQDASAVKVYGSEARRDAYAWLMEVVGAAGSLKDGSAGAVLHGELERGYRSAVIFTFGGGNNEIQREIISWIGLGMPRVRR; translated from the coding sequence GTGCACCTCGAATACACGCCTGAGCAGCAGCAGTTGCGCGCCGAGCTGCGCTCCTACTTCGCCGAGCTGGTCCCGGAGGACGTCTACGCCCGCTACGAGGACCCGGCCGCACAGAAGCGCTTCTACCGGGAGACCATCCGCCGCCTCGGCGCCGACGGGTGGCTCGGGGTCGGCTGGCCGCGCGAGTACGGCGGGCGGGGCATGTCGCCCATGGACCAGTTCATCTTCTTCGACGAGGCCGCCCAGGCCGTCGTGCCGCTGCCGCTGATGGCGCTCAACACCGTCGGGCCGACCCTCATGCAGTTCGGCACCGACGAGCAGAAGGCGTACTTCCTGCCGAAGATCCTGGCCGGCGAGATCGACTTCGCCATCGGCTACAGCGAGCCGGACGCGGGCACCGACCTGGCGGCCCTCGCCTGCCGCGCGGTCCGCGAGGGCGACGAGGACACCGGCACCTACGTGGTCAACGGCCAGAAGATATGGACGACCAACGGCGACACCGCCGACTGGGTCTGGCTCGCCGTCCGCACCGACCCGGCCGCCCCCGCCCACAAGGGCATCACCATGCTGCTCGTGCCGACGTCCGACCCCGGCTACTCGTACACCCTGATCAACACGCTCGCCTCGCACGACACCACGGCCAGCTACTACGAGGACATCCGGGTCCCCGCGAGTCGCCGCGTCGGCGCGGAGAACAAGGGCTGGCGCCTGATCACCAACCAGCTCAACCACGAACGCGTCACCCTCGCCGCCCACGGCACCATGGCCATCCGCGCCCTCCACGACGTCCAACGCTGGGCCGCCGGCACCAGGCTGGCGGACGGCCGCCGCGTCATCGACCTCGCCTGGGTCCGCGGCCGCCTCGCCCGCACGCACGTCCGGCTCGACGCGATGAAACTGCTCAACTGGCAGATGGTCAACGCCGTCCAGGCCGGCACCCTCACCCCCCAGGACGCCTCCGCGGTCAAGGTGTACGGCTCCGAGGCCCGCCGGGACGCCTACGCCTGGCTCATGGAGGTCGTCGGCGCGGCGGGCTCCCTCAAGGACGGCTCGGCCGGCGCGGTCCTCCACGGCGAACTGGAACGCGGCTACCGCAGCGCGGTGATCTTCACCTTCGGCGGCGGCAACAACGAGATCCAGCGCGAGATCATCTCCTGGATCGGCCTGGGCATGCCCCGCGTCCGCCGCTGA
- a CDS encoding PRC-barrel domain containing protein — MNDTMWAYRTGIIDPTGEDLIGFSVEAVDGGIGKVDKHSVDVSDAYLVVDTGVWIFGKEVMLPAGTVTGIDREARTVYVDRTKEQIKSAPEFHRAHHLGDPDYRNEISKYYGGMGPLGGPLV; from the coding sequence GTGAACGACACCATGTGGGCCTACCGGACCGGCATCATCGACCCCACGGGGGAGGACCTGATCGGTTTCTCGGTGGAAGCCGTAGACGGCGGCATCGGCAAGGTGGACAAGCACTCCGTGGACGTCTCCGACGCCTACCTCGTCGTCGACACCGGGGTGTGGATCTTCGGCAAGGAGGTCATGCTCCCGGCGGGCACCGTCACGGGCATCGACCGCGAGGCCCGTACGGTCTACGTGGACCGCACCAAGGAGCAGATCAAGTCGGCCCCCGAGTTCCACCGCGCGCACCACCTGGGTGACCCCGACTACCGCAACGAGATCAGCAAGTACTACGGCGGCATGGGCCCGCTGGGCGGCC
- a CDS encoding oxygenase MpaB family protein: MGTDRGTPSHGTPSTGGAPDSAGPTHPAPGPEAAAACPAPGARTTATRPAPGPDPGLYGPDSVTWQCHGDPVMWIAGVRALYLQALHPRAVRGVMENSDFRADAWGRLLRTADFVGTLTYGTTDAAERAGARVRAIHRRLSATDPRTGLRFPVDDPELLLWVHCAQIDSFLHVLRRSGVPLTPAQADRYVDENRANARLVGLDPAAVPAGTAALAAYFDAVRPVLAAGADAHAVDDFLRSPPIHPLLVPGRNLLWRPLAGLAYASLPGWAHRLYGRPAPAPRSTTRRLRLTGHALRSIPAGLRWQLPPGHIVRAMRRLGPGSRPSPYTLRTSAAILDGPGRAWHNDGGDFKTWRSPD, from the coding sequence ATGGGTACGGACCGAGGCACCCCCTCACACGGCACCCCGTCGACCGGAGGAGCACCGGACTCCGCCGGACCGACGCACCCCGCACCGGGTCCGGAGGCCGCCGCGGCGTGCCCGGCGCCCGGTGCGCGAACCACCGCGACGCGCCCCGCGCCCGGCCCCGATCCGGGGCTGTACGGGCCGGATTCCGTCACCTGGCAGTGCCACGGCGACCCGGTGATGTGGATCGCCGGGGTCCGCGCGCTCTACCTCCAGGCCCTGCACCCGCGCGCCGTGCGCGGCGTCATGGAGAACAGCGACTTCCGTGCCGACGCCTGGGGCCGCCTGCTGCGCACCGCCGACTTCGTCGGCACCCTCACCTACGGCACCACCGACGCCGCCGAACGCGCCGGCGCCCGCGTCCGGGCCATCCACCGCCGACTCTCCGCCACCGACCCGCGGACGGGCCTCCGGTTCCCCGTCGACGACCCCGAGCTGCTGCTGTGGGTCCACTGCGCGCAGATCGACAGCTTCCTGCACGTCCTGCGCCGCTCCGGCGTCCCGCTGACCCCCGCCCAGGCCGACCGCTACGTGGACGAGAACCGTGCCAACGCCCGCCTCGTGGGCCTGGACCCGGCCGCCGTCCCCGCCGGTACGGCGGCCCTGGCCGCGTACTTCGACGCGGTCCGCCCCGTCCTCGCCGCCGGTGCGGACGCGCACGCCGTGGACGACTTCCTCCGCAGCCCGCCGATCCACCCCCTCCTCGTCCCTGGCCGAAACCTGCTGTGGCGTCCGCTCGCCGGCCTCGCCTACGCGAGCCTGCCCGGCTGGGCCCACCGGTTGTACGGCCGCCCCGCTCCGGCCCCGCGGAGCACCACCCGTCGCCTGCGTCTCACAGGTCACGCCTTGCGCAGTATTCCCGCAGGTTTGCGCTGGCAGTTGCCACCGGGCCACATCGTGAGAGCGATGCGTCGCCTGGGCCCCGGGAGTCGCCCCTCCCCGTACACACTGCGTACATCAGCGGCCATACTGGACGGGCCGGGGAGGGCGTGGCACAACGACGGGGGCGACTTCAAGACATGGCGGAGTCCAGACTGA
- a CDS encoding TspO/MBR family protein has translation MPSDTTVPLPRRPVPLLLVLLAVSYAVAALGGLAAADAGEVYASLRLPGWAPPGWVFGPVWTVLYGTLAVAAWLVLLRGTAAARRPALVWWAAQLLLNLLWTPLFFGAGAYGWALVDIVLLLAAVVGTVAAFARAHRPAAWLLVPYLLWVAFATALNGAVLVLGG, from the coding sequence ATGCCTTCCGACACCACGGTCCCCCTGCCGCGGCGCCCCGTCCCGCTGCTGCTGGTCCTCCTCGCCGTCAGCTACGCCGTCGCCGCGCTCGGCGGCCTCGCCGCCGCCGACGCGGGAGAGGTCTACGCCTCCCTCAGGCTCCCCGGATGGGCGCCGCCGGGCTGGGTCTTCGGGCCCGTCTGGACCGTGCTGTACGGCACCCTCGCCGTCGCGGCCTGGCTCGTGCTGCTGCGCGGGACGGCCGCGGCCCGCCGGCCCGCCCTGGTGTGGTGGGCCGCCCAGCTCCTGCTGAACCTGCTGTGGACGCCGCTGTTCTTCGGCGCCGGGGCGTACGGGTGGGCCCTGGTGGACATCGTGCTGCTGCTCGCCGCCGTGGTCGGCACGGTCGCCGCCTTCGCCCGTGCCCACCGACCCGCCGCCTGGCTCCTGGTCCCGTACCTGCTGTGGGTGGCGTTCGCGACGGCGCTGAACGGCGCCGTCCTGGTCCTCGGCGGCTGA
- the metE gene encoding 5-methyltetrahydropteroyltriglutamate--homocysteine S-methyltransferase — protein sequence MTTESAATAARATVHGYPRQGRNRELKKAVEGYWKGRVDADALRETARELRRGNWRQLADAGIHEVPTGDFSYYDHVLDTSVMVGALPARHRAAVEADPLDGYFAMARGTQDVAPLEMTKWFDTNYHYLVPELGPDTVFTADPGKQVAELTEALALGHTARPVLVGPLTYLLLAKPAPGVADDFVPLTLLDRLLPVYAEVLAALRAAGARWVQLDEPALVQDRTPAELNAAARAYRELGALTDRPKLLVASYFDRLGEALPVLAKAPVEGLALDFTEAAAANLADLAAVGGLPGKRLVAGIVNGRNIWINDYQKSLTTLGTLLGLADRVDVAASCSLLHVPLDASAERDVDPQIRRWLAFARQKTAEITTLARGLAQGTGAIAAELAANRADLASRTGSAITNDPAVRARAAAVTAGDTRRAQPYPERAAAQRAHLGLPLLPTTTIGSFPQTTELRTARADLRAGRIDTAGYEERIEDEIREVLAFQEKSGIDVLVHGEPERNDMVQYFAEQLTGYLATRHGWVQSYGTRYVRPPVLAGDISRPEPMTVRWTAYAQAQTALPVKGMLTGPVTMLAWSFVRDDQPLGDTARQVALALRDEVGDLEAAGTAVIQVDEPALRETLPLRAAGHAGYLAWATEAFRLTTSGVRPQTQIHTHMCYAEFGDILRAIDDLDADVISLEAARSHMQVADELAGAGYPREVGPGVWDIHSPRIPSAEEAAALLRKGLEAIPAERLWVNPDCGLKTRGWPETRASLVNLVSAARTVRAEITSA from the coding sequence GTGACAACCGAGTCCGCAGCCACGGCCGCCCGCGCCACCGTCCACGGTTACCCCCGCCAGGGCCGCAACCGCGAGCTCAAGAAGGCCGTCGAGGGCTACTGGAAGGGCCGCGTCGACGCGGACGCCCTCCGGGAGACCGCCCGGGAGCTGCGCCGCGGCAACTGGCGCCAGCTCGCCGACGCCGGCATCCACGAGGTCCCGACCGGCGACTTCTCGTACTACGACCACGTCCTGGACACCAGCGTCATGGTCGGCGCCCTGCCCGCCCGCCACCGCGCCGCGGTCGAGGCGGACCCGCTGGACGGCTACTTCGCGATGGCCCGCGGCACCCAGGACGTGGCGCCGCTGGAGATGACCAAGTGGTTCGACACCAACTACCACTACCTGGTGCCCGAGCTCGGCCCCGACACCGTCTTCACCGCCGACCCCGGCAAGCAGGTCGCCGAGCTGACGGAGGCCCTCGCACTGGGGCACACCGCCCGGCCCGTCCTGGTGGGGCCCCTGACCTACCTGCTGCTGGCCAAGCCCGCTCCGGGCGTCGCGGACGACTTCGTGCCGCTCACCCTGCTCGACCGGCTGCTGCCCGTCTACGCCGAGGTGCTGGCCGCCCTGCGCGCCGCCGGAGCCCGGTGGGTGCAGCTCGACGAGCCGGCGCTGGTCCAGGACCGCACCCCGGCCGAACTGAACGCCGCCGCCCGCGCCTACCGGGAGCTCGGCGCCCTCACCGACCGTCCCAAGCTGCTCGTCGCCTCCTACTTCGACCGGCTCGGCGAGGCCCTGCCGGTGCTGGCGAAGGCGCCGGTGGAGGGGCTGGCGCTGGACTTCACCGAGGCCGCCGCGGCGAACCTGGCGGACCTGGCGGCGGTCGGCGGACTGCCCGGCAAGCGGCTCGTCGCCGGCATCGTCAACGGCCGCAACATCTGGATCAACGACTACCAGAAGTCGCTGACCACCCTGGGCACCCTGCTCGGCCTCGCCGACCGGGTGGACGTGGCCGCGTCCTGCTCGCTGCTGCACGTCCCGCTGGACGCCTCCGCCGAGCGGGACGTCGACCCGCAGATCCGCCGCTGGCTCGCCTTCGCCCGGCAGAAGACCGCCGAGATCACCACGCTCGCGCGCGGGCTGGCCCAGGGCACCGGCGCCATCGCCGCCGAACTCGCCGCCAACCGGGCCGACCTGGCCTCCCGGACCGGCTCGGCCATCACCAACGACCCCGCCGTACGGGCCCGCGCCGCGGCCGTCACCGCGGGCGACACCCGCCGGGCCCAGCCCTACCCCGAGCGGGCCGCCGCCCAGCGGGCCCACCTGGGGCTCCCGCTGCTGCCCACGACGACCATCGGCTCGTTCCCGCAGACCACCGAACTGCGCACGGCACGCGCCGATCTGCGGGCCGGACGCATCGACACGGCCGGGTACGAGGAGCGCATCGAGGACGAGATCCGCGAGGTCCTGGCCTTCCAGGAGAAGAGCGGCATCGACGTGCTCGTGCACGGCGAGCCCGAACGCAACGACATGGTGCAGTACTTCGCCGAGCAGCTGACCGGCTACCTCGCGACCCGGCACGGCTGGGTCCAGTCGTACGGCACGCGCTACGTCCGCCCGCCGGTCCTGGCCGGTGACATCTCGCGCCCCGAGCCGATGACGGTGCGCTGGACGGCCTACGCCCAGGCGCAGACGGCCCTGCCGGTCAAGGGCATGCTGACCGGCCCGGTCACCATGCTCGCCTGGTCCTTCGTCCGGGACGACCAGCCCCTCGGCGACACCGCGCGGCAGGTGGCGCTCGCGCTGCGCGACGAGGTGGGCGACCTGGAGGCCGCCGGCACGGCGGTCATCCAGGTCGACGAACCCGCCCTGCGCGAGACGCTCCCGCTGCGCGCCGCCGGCCACGCCGGCTACCTCGCCTGGGCCACCGAGGCCTTCCGCCTCACGACCTCCGGGGTGCGGCCGCAGACCCAGATCCACACGCACATGTGCTACGCCGAGTTCGGCGACATCCTCCGCGCCATCGACGACCTCGACGCCGACGTCATCAGCCTGGAGGCCGCCCGCTCGCACATGCAGGTGGCCGACGAGCTGGCGGGCGCCGGGTACCCGCGCGAGGTGGGTCCGGGCGTGTGGGACATCCACTCCCCGCGGATCCCGTCCGCCGAGGAGGCCGCGGCCCTGCTCCGCAAGGGGCTGGAGGCCATCCCGGCCGAACGCCTGTGGGTGAACCCGGACTGCGGCCTGAAGACCCGCGGCTGGCCCGAGACCCGGGCCTCGCTGGTGAACCTCGTCAGCGCGGCCCGTACGGTGCGCGCCGAAATCACCTCTGCCTGA